A window of Ptychodera flava strain L36383 chromosome 1, AS_Pfla_20210202, whole genome shotgun sequence contains these coding sequences:
- the LOC139132289 gene encoding protein lin-9 homolog isoform X2 codes for MADSALESSSAEALISLKTAGKNSPSAHYRRTGRDRKRNRRLDDYADVTSVSIKSPRKASKMSPNSHPRLTPGLMSTPDKRAAQKIGARLKNLLKLPKAYKWCIYEWFYSNVDRPLFEGENDFCVCLRENFPQLKTRKMSRTEWSTIRRLMGKPRRCSPAFFAEERSALAAKRKNVRLLQQRKARELSDFKDLPDEIPLPLVIGTKVTARLRVPQDGLFTGQIDAVDTQNATYRVTFDRPGLGTHTIPDVEVLSNELQETMPLAAFIQKQRPRSTYLTPPRLTMGTLQSPQLEHDPVLGTSPLRSRLQGLDGDTLGGFPVKFLVLVTRLSKILMIKKDQLKKLKELNTEAERLKSYQSPITSEFQRKYAGVVLELETLNKDLNTYLLGVQQYCQEIAPEQGLQPMDQPTEMKRKCEEEAKEIVRKTNLSLGPKTVKNESLTELIAMLTSLMLQIKNLAESDLNSFELKTLTESLDEIKKKIDLRNHSCFQDSVEIHVAHIQSGMSQMGNLHAFAAEQPLFL; via the exons GTAGCTCAGCAGAAGCGCTGATCAGCCTAAAGACTGCTGGAAAGAACTCGCCCAGTGCTCACTATAGACGT ACGGGGAGAGACCGGAAGCGGAACCGTCGTCTGGATGACTATGCTGATGTGACATCAGTTTCCATAAAATCCCCACGGAAGGCATCCAAGATGAGTCCCAATTCCCACCCT AGACTGACACCAGGGCTGATGAGCACACCTGATAAACGTGCCGCTCAAAAAATTGGCGCCAGACTGAAAAATCTATTGAAGCTCCCAAAAGCTTACAAATGGTGCATCTATGAATGGTTTTACTCCAATGTGGACAG GCCATTATTTGAAGGGGAAAATGATTTCTGTGTTTGCTTGAGGGAGAATTTTCCACAGCTTAAAACAAGAAAGATGAGCAGAACAGAATGGTCAACAATACGAAGGTTGATGGGCAAGCCAAGGAG GTGTTCACCAGCATTCTTTGCAGAAGAGAGGTCAGCATTGGCAGCTAAGCGGAAGAATGTGCGTCTCTTACAACAAAGGAAAGCTCGTGAGTTGTCAGATTTCAAAGATCTCCCAGATGAGATCCCGCTACCCCTTGTGATTGGTACAAAGGTGACAG CTCGTCTCAGGGTGCCACAAGATGGCTTGTTCACAGGTCAGATAGATGCTGTAGATACCCAGAATGCAACATACAGAGTCACATTTGACAGGCCAGGACTTGGTACACATACTATTCCAGATGTGGAAGTACTG TCTAATGAACTCCAAGAAACTATGCCCTTAGCTGCATTTATTCAAAAGCAACGACCAAGGTCAACATATTTAACGCCACCCAG GTTAACAATGGGCACACTACAGTCACCTCAGTTAGAACATGATCCAGTTTTAGGAACCTCGCCGCTTCGGAGTCGTTTGCAAGGCCTTGATGGAGATACACTTGGTGGTTTTcctgtcaaatttcttgtcctTGTG ACAAggctgtcaaaaattttgatgatcaAGAAAGATCAACTAAAAAAACTAAAAGAGTTGAACACAGAAGCAGAACGACTG AAATCATATCAGTCACCAATCACATCTGAGTTTCAACGTAAATATGCTGGCGTGGTGTTAGAATTAGAAACACTTAACAAGGACCTCAACACATACTTACTGGGAGTTCAACAGTATTGTCAAGAG ATTGCACCAGAGCAAGGTCTACAGCCAATGGACCAACCGACAGAAATGAAGAGGAAATGTGAAGAGGAAGCTAAAGAGATTGTTCGTAAAACTAACTTGTCCCTCGGTCCTAAGACAGTGAAGAATGAATCACTGACAGAACTCATTGCAATGTTGACATCACTGATGCTCCAAATTAAG AACCTTGCAGAGAGTGATCTGAATTCATTTGAATTGAAGACGTTAACAGAGTCATTGGATGAGATTAAGAAGAAAATAGACCTCAGAAACCACAG CTGTTTCCAAGACAGTGTTGAGATTCACGTGGCCCACATCCAGAGTGGAATGAGTCAGATGGGTAACCTCCATGCCTTTGCAGCAGAGCAACCTCTCTTTCTGTGA
- the LOC139132289 gene encoding protein lin-9 homolog isoform X1 → MADSALESSSAEALISLKTAGKNSPSAHYRRTGRDRKRNRRLDDYADVTSVSIKSPRKASKMSPNSHPVSSYQRTENRRTTQRLTPGLMSTPDKRAAQKIGARLKNLLKLPKAYKWCIYEWFYSNVDRPLFEGENDFCVCLRENFPQLKTRKMSRTEWSTIRRLMGKPRRCSPAFFAEERSALAAKRKNVRLLQQRKARELSDFKDLPDEIPLPLVIGTKVTARLRVPQDGLFTGQIDAVDTQNATYRVTFDRPGLGTHTIPDVEVLSNELQETMPLAAFIQKQRPRSTYLTPPRLTMGTLQSPQLEHDPVLGTSPLRSRLQGLDGDTLGGFPVKFLVLVTRLSKILMIKKDQLKKLKELNTEAERLKSYQSPITSEFQRKYAGVVLELETLNKDLNTYLLGVQQYCQEIAPEQGLQPMDQPTEMKRKCEEEAKEIVRKTNLSLGPKTVKNESLTELIAMLTSLMLQIKNLAESDLNSFELKTLTESLDEIKKKIDLRNHSCFQDSVEIHVAHIQSGMSQMGNLHAFAAEQPLFL, encoded by the exons GTAGCTCAGCAGAAGCGCTGATCAGCCTAAAGACTGCTGGAAAGAACTCGCCCAGTGCTCACTATAGACGT ACGGGGAGAGACCGGAAGCGGAACCGTCGTCTGGATGACTATGCTGATGTGACATCAGTTTCCATAAAATCCCCACGGAAGGCATCCAAGATGAGTCCCAATTCCCACCCTGTAAGTTCATATCAGCGCACGGAGAACAGAAGAACTACACAG AGACTGACACCAGGGCTGATGAGCACACCTGATAAACGTGCCGCTCAAAAAATTGGCGCCAGACTGAAAAATCTATTGAAGCTCCCAAAAGCTTACAAATGGTGCATCTATGAATGGTTTTACTCCAATGTGGACAG GCCATTATTTGAAGGGGAAAATGATTTCTGTGTTTGCTTGAGGGAGAATTTTCCACAGCTTAAAACAAGAAAGATGAGCAGAACAGAATGGTCAACAATACGAAGGTTGATGGGCAAGCCAAGGAG GTGTTCACCAGCATTCTTTGCAGAAGAGAGGTCAGCATTGGCAGCTAAGCGGAAGAATGTGCGTCTCTTACAACAAAGGAAAGCTCGTGAGTTGTCAGATTTCAAAGATCTCCCAGATGAGATCCCGCTACCCCTTGTGATTGGTACAAAGGTGACAG CTCGTCTCAGGGTGCCACAAGATGGCTTGTTCACAGGTCAGATAGATGCTGTAGATACCCAGAATGCAACATACAGAGTCACATTTGACAGGCCAGGACTTGGTACACATACTATTCCAGATGTGGAAGTACTG TCTAATGAACTCCAAGAAACTATGCCCTTAGCTGCATTTATTCAAAAGCAACGACCAAGGTCAACATATTTAACGCCACCCAG GTTAACAATGGGCACACTACAGTCACCTCAGTTAGAACATGATCCAGTTTTAGGAACCTCGCCGCTTCGGAGTCGTTTGCAAGGCCTTGATGGAGATACACTTGGTGGTTTTcctgtcaaatttcttgtcctTGTG ACAAggctgtcaaaaattttgatgatcaAGAAAGATCAACTAAAAAAACTAAAAGAGTTGAACACAGAAGCAGAACGACTG AAATCATATCAGTCACCAATCACATCTGAGTTTCAACGTAAATATGCTGGCGTGGTGTTAGAATTAGAAACACTTAACAAGGACCTCAACACATACTTACTGGGAGTTCAACAGTATTGTCAAGAG ATTGCACCAGAGCAAGGTCTACAGCCAATGGACCAACCGACAGAAATGAAGAGGAAATGTGAAGAGGAAGCTAAAGAGATTGTTCGTAAAACTAACTTGTCCCTCGGTCCTAAGACAGTGAAGAATGAATCACTGACAGAACTCATTGCAATGTTGACATCACTGATGCTCCAAATTAAG AACCTTGCAGAGAGTGATCTGAATTCATTTGAATTGAAGACGTTAACAGAGTCATTGGATGAGATTAAGAAGAAAATAGACCTCAGAAACCACAG CTGTTTCCAAGACAGTGTTGAGATTCACGTGGCCCACATCCAGAGTGGAATGAGTCAGATGGGTAACCTCCATGCCTTTGCAGCAGAGCAACCTCTCTTTCTGTGA